One Pseudomonas entomophila genomic window carries:
- a CDS encoding ShlB/FhaC/HecB family hemolysin secretion/activation protein, whose amino-acid sequence MPSIFRALAAGLALLPAVVFAASFQSPGDRDLIRDRQENLLQEQRKRLEELQQLPGKAASPAPALPSDEGRCFEIHSVELQGATLLSERQRQALLQDYQGKCLQVGQINDLLKRITNHYIDRGYLTTRAYLPQQDLGSGILRIIIVEGRLEGLDESALASPRELAMAFPGKAGQVLDLRELEQMVDQLGRLPSRQAEIELVPGQAVGGSRVQLKGQRDKPWRVSASRHNNGDASSGEQQMNLGLEWDSPLGLADQLSLRSGQDVVSDHWRHADSKGLNYSLPWGWWTFNYSYNHNYYRTRDTSSGFPFKLDGDNTVHQLQAERVIHRDSLSKTGVSLGVSHLRARNYLDDTLIDVSSTRITERQLGFNHGRRIGGAFVNLDAGWQQGIGALDAQGAGDPHGNEPVARYNKYTLTLSYLQPFTVWGEQFSFDSLATGQRSEDALYSGQRISVGGLSSVRGFKEQTLTGDSGGYWRNQLRWRRPVTWGALQPWLREYGMAFAYDAGVIKGQHGNGNDHGRLSGNAVELNVRGQYFAASATFARSLERPDAITHREHPIYLRVDAFF is encoded by the coding sequence ATGCCTTCTATTTTCCGTGCCTTGGCCGCTGGCCTGGCGCTGCTTCCTGCTGTCGTTTTCGCCGCCTCGTTCCAGTCTCCCGGTGATCGCGACCTGATCCGGGACCGCCAGGAGAACCTGTTGCAGGAGCAGCGCAAGCGTCTCGAGGAACTGCAGCAGTTGCCTGGCAAAGCGGCGTCGCCAGCACCGGCCTTGCCCAGCGACGAGGGGCGTTGCTTTGAAATCCACAGTGTCGAGCTGCAAGGCGCGACCTTGCTCAGCGAGCGCCAGCGCCAGGCGTTGCTGCAGGATTATCAGGGCAAGTGCCTGCAAGTCGGCCAGATCAACGACCTGCTCAAGCGCATCACCAACCACTACATCGACCGTGGCTACCTCACCACCCGCGCCTACCTGCCCCAGCAGGACCTGGGCTCGGGCATCCTGCGGATCATCATTGTCGAAGGGCGCCTGGAGGGGCTGGACGAATCCGCGCTGGCCAGCCCGCGCGAGCTGGCCATGGCCTTCCCCGGCAAGGCCGGGCAGGTCCTCGACCTGCGCGAGCTGGAGCAGATGGTCGACCAGCTCGGGCGCCTGCCCTCGCGCCAGGCCGAGATCGAACTGGTGCCCGGCCAGGCGGTCGGTGGCAGCCGGGTGCAGCTCAAAGGCCAGCGCGACAAGCCCTGGCGGGTGTCGGCCAGCCGCCACAACAATGGCGATGCCAGCAGCGGCGAGCAGCAGATGAACCTGGGGTTGGAGTGGGACAGCCCGTTGGGCCTGGCCGACCAGCTCAGCCTGCGCAGCGGCCAGGACGTGGTCAGCGACCACTGGCGCCACGCCGACAGCAAGGGGCTGAACTACAGCCTGCCGTGGGGCTGGTGGACCTTCAACTACAGCTACAACCACAACTACTACCGCACCCGCGACACCTCCAGCGGTTTCCCCTTCAAGCTCGACGGCGACAACACCGTGCACCAGCTCCAGGCCGAGCGGGTGATCCACCGCGACAGCCTGAGCAAGACCGGGGTGAGCCTGGGCGTGAGCCATCTGCGCGCGCGCAACTACCTCGACGACACCTTGATCGATGTGTCGAGCACGCGCATCACCGAGCGCCAGCTGGGCTTCAACCATGGCCGGCGCATCGGCGGCGCCTTCGTCAACCTCGATGCCGGCTGGCAGCAGGGGATCGGCGCGCTCGACGCCCAGGGCGCGGGCGACCCCCATGGCAACGAGCCCGTGGCGCGCTACAACAAATACACCCTGACCCTGAGCTACCTGCAGCCGTTCACGGTATGGGGCGAGCAATTCAGCTTCGACAGCCTGGCCACTGGCCAACGGAGCGAGGATGCCCTCTACAGCGGCCAGCGCATCAGTGTCGGGGGGCTGTCGTCGGTACGCGGCTTCAAGGAACAGACCCTCACCGGCGACAGCGGCGGCTACTGGCGCAACCAGCTGCGCTGGCGCCGCCCGGTGACCTGGGGCGCCTTGCAGCCCTGGTTGCGCGAGTACGGCATGGCCTTCGCCTACGATGCCGGCGTGATCAAGGGCCAGCATGGCAACGGCAACGACCATGGCCGCCTCAGTGGCAATGCCGTCGAGCTCAACGTGCGTGGCCAGTACTTCGCCGCCAGCGCGACCTTCGCCCGTTCGCTGGAGCGCCCCGACGCCATCACGCATCGCGAACACCCGATCTACTTGCGCGTCGACGCGTTCTTCTGA